The following are encoded in a window of Lactobacillus acidophilus genomic DNA:
- a CDS encoding alpha/beta hydrolase, protein MKKKVLLSLITGAGIGLIAAGEYFFKYAMTPYKKKPDSKKISPKDSLYREKLWFKNFPKQEWHLNTNNLTLCAQYLDHHSNKTVILLHGFMSDSDSMGGFAKMFYDFGYNVLLPDARAQGKSEGQYIGYGWVEKEDIAKWINEIIQKNGADSKIVIMGQSMGGATIMMVSGMKLPKQVKAFIEDCGYSNVKEEIKYQAGNLFSIPKIIQTPLIETVSGINKLKNGFFLGKASSANQLSKNNRPFLFIHGGKDHFVPTKMAYENYQASNGPKEIWIAPLAGHALSYPMYKTEYRKQIKAFLDKYVH, encoded by the coding sequence ATGAAGAAAAAAGTATTACTATCATTGATTACAGGTGCAGGTATTGGTCTAATTGCAGCTGGAGAGTATTTTTTTAAATATGCCATGACACCTTATAAGAAAAAGCCAGATTCTAAAAAAATATCACCTAAAGATTCGCTATATCGTGAAAAATTATGGTTTAAAAATTTTCCCAAACAGGAATGGCATTTGAATACTAATAATTTAACTTTATGTGCTCAATATTTAGATCATCATTCCAATAAAACTGTAATTTTATTGCATGGTTTCATGAGTGATAGCGATAGTATGGGGGGTTTTGCCAAGATGTTTTATGATTTTGGCTATAATGTACTTTTACCTGATGCACGTGCTCAGGGCAAAAGTGAAGGCCAATATATTGGCTATGGCTGGGTTGAAAAAGAAGATATTGCTAAATGGATTAATGAAATAATTCAAAAAAATGGAGCAGATTCGAAGATTGTAATAATGGGTCAAAGTATGGGCGGTGCTACAATCATGATGGTCAGTGGGATGAAATTACCAAAGCAAGTTAAAGCTTTTATTGAAGATTGTGGTTATAGTAATGTAAAAGAAGAAATAAAATACCAAGCAGGTAATTTATTTAGCATTCCCAAGATAATTCAAACACCTTTGATTGAAACTGTTAGTGGTATTAATAAATTGAAAAACGGTTTTTTCTTAGGCAAAGCTTCATCGGCTAATCAATTAAGTAAAAATAACCGGCCATTTTTATTTATTCATGGTGGCAAGGATCATTTTGTCCCTACTAAAATGGCTTATGAAAACTATCAGGCAAGTAATGGTCCAAAGGAAATATGGATCGCTCCATTAGCTGGGCATGCCTTGTCATATCCGATGTATAAAACAGAATATCGCAAACAAATAAAAGCTTTTTTAGATAAATATGTTCATTAA
- the recX gene encoding recombination regulator RecX: MLITKISAQRRQGRYNIFLDNKYAFSASEKTVAEFVLLKGKELNAEEVEEIRQFDADAKASDLAAHYLSYEPRTIFEVLQYLKKHDISDEAANNAVGQLNELGYLDDVQYAKLFIKNDLQIGTDGPKNLLRKLTQKGVDPAIGQNELTEVSDADWILVGNRIVKSLLNQIGKISRRELERKMRTKLLTHGFNSEISNEVISALEIEEDEDIQNEALRKQGIKAYKRFRRFDEAERKFKIKKYLYGHGFSSSEIDAFLNGEIIDLDELAEY, translated from the coding sequence ATGCTGATAACTAAAATTAGTGCACAACGACGACAAGGTCGTTATAATATCTTTTTGGATAACAAATATGCTTTTTCTGCTAGCGAAAAGACCGTTGCAGAGTTTGTTCTTTTAAAAGGAAAAGAATTAAATGCTGAAGAAGTTGAAGAAATTAGACAATTTGATGCTGATGCTAAAGCTAGTGATCTTGCAGCGCATTATTTGAGTTACGAACCTCGAACTATCTTTGAAGTATTGCAATATTTAAAAAAGCATGATATTTCAGATGAGGCAGCGAATAATGCTGTAGGTCAGCTGAATGAATTAGGATATTTGGATGATGTGCAATATGCTAAATTGTTTATTAAAAATGATTTGCAAATTGGAACAGACGGTCCTAAAAATTTATTGCGTAAATTAACTCAAAAAGGTGTAGATCCAGCGATTGGTCAAAATGAACTTACTGAAGTTAGTGATGCTGATTGGATCTTAGTTGGAAATCGAATTGTTAAATCACTGCTTAATCAAATAGGTAAAATATCAAGACGAGAGTTAGAGCGGAAAATGAGGACTAAGCTCTTGACGCATGGTTTTAATAGCGAAATTAGTAATGAAGTTATTTCTGCTTTAGAAATTGAAGAGGATGAAGATATCCAAAATGAAGCTTTAAGAAAACAAGGGATTAAAGCCTATAAACGTTTTCGTCGTTTTGATGAAGCTGAGCGTAAGTTTAAAATAAAAAAGTATTTGTATGGTCATGGCTTTTCATCCAGTGAGATTGACGCATTTTTAAATGGTGAAATAATTGATCTAGATGAGTTAGCTGAATATTAA
- a CDS encoding phosphocarrier protein HPr — MEKRDFHIIAETGIHARPATLLVQAASKFGSDINLEYNGKSVNLKSIMGVMSLGVGQNADVTITAEGDDEKDALDAIADTMKKEGLAE, encoded by the coding sequence ATGGAAAAACGTGATTTTCATATTATTGCAGAAACAGGTATTCATGCACGTCCAGCTACTCTTTTAGTACAAGCTGCTTCAAAGTTTGGTTCAGACATTAACTTGGAATACAATGGTAAGTCAGTAAACTTAAAGTCAATCATGGGTGTTATGTCACTTGGTGTTGGTCAAAACGCTGACGTTACTATCACTGCTGAAGGTGACGACGAAAAAGACGCATTAGACGCAATTGCAGACACTATGAAAAAAGAAGGTTTAGCTGAATAA
- a CDS encoding adaptor protein MecA, with protein MQVDHINENTIRVRINKDELARRGLRVLDLLGDKEKIQKFFYSILSEVDTDHTFTKGVPVTFQVMPNNGGLDLMITKVKPDEANNLRQMMSGLGDDDNQTQEEPDSRRSFFDLDPKDDLDAQLDQDDEDKDLDANEDASDIEYWKFQKRHAYSFDELGDLIELADNLKVSDLASSLYYQRGKYYLELAFLDENYAELKPADAWAIANEYGIKIDNEEMNTVKETGKCILNQDALGHIRYYFLKQMN; from the coding sequence GTGCAAGTAGATCATATTAATGAAAATACGATAAGGGTCAGAATTAATAAAGATGAATTGGCTCGTCGCGGGTTGCGAGTTTTGGATCTATTAGGTGACAAAGAAAAGATTCAAAAATTCTTTTATTCAATTCTTTCAGAAGTAGACACGGATCATACCTTTACTAAAGGTGTACCTGTAACTTTTCAAGTAATGCCAAACAATGGTGGACTTGATTTAATGATTACCAAGGTAAAACCAGATGAGGCAAATAATTTACGTCAAATGATGTCAGGACTTGGTGATGACGATAATCAAACACAGGAGGAGCCTGATTCAAGGAGAAGCTTCTTCGACCTTGATCCTAAGGATGACTTAGATGCACAACTGGATCAAGATGATGAAGATAAAGATCTAGATGCCAATGAAGATGCTTCTGATATTGAATATTGGAAGTTTCAAAAGCGTCATGCATATAGTTTTGATGAACTCGGCGATTTAATTGAATTAGCTGATAATCTAAAAGTTAGTGATTTAGCATCTAGTCTATATTATCAACGTGGCAAGTATTACTTGGAATTAGCTTTTCTTGATGAAAATTATGCAGAATTAAAACCAGCTGATGCATGGGCAATTGCAAATGAATATGGGATTAAGATAGATAACGAAGAAATGAACACTGTTAAAGAGACTGGCAAGTGTATACTTAATCAAGATGCTCTAGGGCACATTCGTTATTATTTTCTTAAACAAATGAATTAA
- a CDS encoding ATP-dependent Clp protease ATP-binding subunit, protein MLCQNCHQRPAAIHLFTKVNGQSREIDLCQQCYQELRNQQGNLENMNNNNEFFGDFDDLFNALNGNNNNAANNNNNMKNNDPRMQMGGGNGGQGGRSLLDQYGTDLTALAKKGKIDPVIGRDKEIARVIEILNRRTKNNPVLIGEAGVGKTAVVEGLAQEIVDGSVPAKLQNKRIISLNVVSLVQGTGIRGQFEQRMEQLIRELQQNDDIILFIDEIHEIVGAGNAEGGMDAGNIIKPALARGELQLVGATTIKEYRDIEKDSALARRFQPVEVKEPSIDETIRILKGIQQRYEDYHHVQYSDDSIESAVKLSARYIQDRFLPDKAIDLLDEAGSRMNLTIPYIDKGKMQERINAAEQLKEESLKNEDYEKAAYYRDQIEKYEKMKDQKVDPDKSPIITDKIMNKIVEEKTGIPVGDIQKQEENQLQNLASDLKSNVIGQDKAVEKVARAIRRNRIGFNKSGRPIGSFLFVGPTGVGKTELAKQLAKQMFGSEDAMIRFDMSEYMEQYSVSKLIGSAPGYVGYEEAGQLTEQVRHNPYSLILLDEIEKAHPDVLNLFLQILDDGRLTDSQGRTVSFKDTIIIMTSNAGQGIKNASVGFTAENDDESSESARNNMSQFFKPEFLNRLDDVIEFNELTKPDLLEIVDLMLQNTNNMVKDQGLHIDVTSAAKNKLVEEGFNPALGARPLRRTIQEEIEDKVADYKLDHTESKNLKADVINDQIVISDETAQ, encoded by the coding sequence TTGCTTTGCCAAAATTGTCATCAACGGCCTGCCGCTATTCACCTTTTTACAAAGGTAAATGGTCAAAGCCGTGAAATTGATTTATGTCAACAATGTTATCAAGAATTAAGAAATCAACAAGGAAATCTAGAAAATATGAACAACAATAACGAATTTTTTGGCGACTTTGATGATTTATTTAACGCATTAAACGGAAATAACAACAACGCCGCAAATAACAATAATAATATGAAAAATAACGACCCAAGAATGCAAATGGGTGGTGGAAATGGTGGTCAAGGTGGTAGAAGCTTACTTGATCAATATGGTACTGATTTAACTGCTCTTGCTAAAAAAGGTAAAATCGATCCAGTTATCGGTCGTGATAAAGAAATCGCTCGCGTAATTGAAATTTTAAACAGAAGGACTAAGAATAATCCAGTTTTAATTGGTGAAGCCGGTGTTGGTAAGACAGCTGTAGTTGAAGGCCTTGCTCAAGAAATTGTAGATGGTTCTGTTCCAGCTAAACTTCAGAATAAACGTATTATTTCATTAAATGTTGTATCACTTGTTCAAGGTACTGGCATTCGTGGTCAATTTGAACAAAGAATGGAACAATTGATTAGAGAATTACAACAAAATGATGATATCATCCTCTTTATTGATGAAATTCATGAAATTGTAGGCGCCGGAAATGCCGAAGGCGGTATGGACGCAGGTAATATTATCAAACCTGCTTTAGCTCGTGGTGAACTCCAATTAGTTGGTGCTACTACTATTAAAGAATATCGTGATATTGAAAAAGATTCAGCTTTAGCACGTAGATTCCAACCAGTTGAAGTAAAAGAGCCTTCAATTGATGAAACGATTCGCATTTTGAAGGGAATCCAACAACGTTATGAAGACTATCATCATGTTCAATACTCCGATGATTCCATTGAGTCTGCTGTTAAATTATCAGCTAGATACATTCAAGATAGATTCTTACCTGACAAGGCTATTGATCTTTTAGATGAAGCCGGTTCAAGAATGAATTTAACTATTCCTTATATTGATAAAGGAAAAATGCAAGAACGTATTAACGCTGCAGAACAATTAAAAGAGGAATCTTTAAAGAACGAAGACTACGAAAAAGCAGCTTATTATCGTGATCAAATCGAAAAATATGAAAAGATGAAGGATCAAAAAGTTGATCCTGATAAATCACCAATTATTACCGATAAGATTATGAACAAGATTGTCGAAGAAAAGACAGGAATTCCTGTTGGTGATATTCAAAAGCAAGAAGAAAATCAATTGCAAAACTTGGCTAGTGATTTAAAGTCTAATGTTATTGGTCAAGACAAGGCAGTCGAAAAAGTTGCTCGAGCTATTCGACGTAACAGAATCGGTTTCAATAAGTCAGGACGTCCAATTGGTTCCTTCCTATTTGTTGGGCCAACCGGTGTTGGTAAGACCGAATTAGCTAAACAACTAGCCAAGCAAATGTTTGGTTCAGAAGATGCCATGATTCGTTTCGATATGTCAGAATACATGGAACAATATTCTGTCTCCAAATTAATCGGCTCTGCTCCAGGTTACGTAGGTTATGAAGAAGCTGGTCAATTAACTGAACAAGTTCGCCATAATCCATATAGCTTGATTCTACTTGATGAAATTGAAAAAGCTCATCCAGATGTTTTGAATCTTTTCTTACAAATCTTAGACGACGGCCGCTTAACTGACTCTCAAGGTAGAACCGTTTCATTTAAGGATACTATTATTATTATGACTTCTAACGCAGGCCAAGGTATCAAGAATGCCAGCGTTGGTTTTACTGCTGAAAATGATGACGAATCTAGCGAATCAGCAAGAAATAATATGAGTCAATTCTTTAAACCAGAATTTTTAAATCGTCTAGATGATGTAATTGAATTCAATGAATTGACTAAGCCAGACTTATTGGAAATTGTAGATCTTATGCTTCAAAACACTAACAATATGGTTAAGGATCAAGGCTTACATATTGACGTAACCTCAGCTGCTAAAAATAAGCTTGTTGAAGAAGGCTTTAATCCTGCTTTAGGTGCCCGTCCTCTTCGTCGTACAATTCAAGAAGAAATTGAAGATAAAGTTGCAGATTACAAGCTTGACCATACTGAAAGTAAAAACTTAAAGGCTGACGTAATTAATGATCAAATCGTAATCAGTGACGAAACAGCTCAATAA
- a CDS encoding peptide chain release factor 3: protein MDKELAEKVEKRRTFAIISHPDAGKTTITEQMLLFGGVIRKAGTVKARKTGNFATSDWMEIEKKRGISVTSSVMQFEYKGKRINILDTPGHQDFSEDTYRTLMAVDSAVMVIDSAKGIEPQTKKLFKVVKQRGIPIFTFMNKLDRDGRPPLDLIAELEDLLGIEGVAMNWPIGSGQTLKGLYDIANNRVELYRKDGEDRFLPLNDDGTLPDSEALSQDPQFKDTLDEIELIKEAGNKFNREKIAMGDQTPVFFGSALTNFGVETFLNSFVDLAPAPESHTVNEDEELSPEDPEFSGFVFKIQANMNPNHRDRIAFVRIGSGEFKKGLDVTLARTGKPIRLNNATEFMSSERVQVSDAVAGDIVGLYDTGNFQIGDSIYSGKRKIVYPALPEFTPELFMRVTAKNVMKQKSFHKGMNQLVQEGAIQLYRNYQTDEYILGAVGQLQFEVFQFRMKNEYNSEVEMNSIGHRVARWIDPEQLDPQMSNSRNLLVKDRYGNPLFLFENEFAERFFRDKYPDIKLTEKL from the coding sequence ATGGATAAAGAGTTAGCAGAGAAAGTTGAAAAAAGAAGAACGTTTGCAATTATTTCTCACCCAGACGCAGGTAAGACTACTATTACTGAGCAGATGCTGTTGTTTGGTGGGGTGATTCGTAAGGCAGGTACTGTTAAAGCACGTAAAACTGGTAATTTTGCTACAAGTGACTGGATGGAAATTGAAAAAAAGCGTGGTATTTCAGTAACAAGTTCTGTTATGCAGTTTGAATACAAAGGTAAACGTATTAATATTTTGGATACACCAGGACACCAAGATTTCTCTGAAGATACATATCGTACTTTGATGGCCGTTGACTCAGCAGTCATGGTTATTGATTCAGCCAAAGGTATCGAGCCGCAAACTAAGAAATTATTTAAGGTTGTAAAACAACGTGGTATTCCAATTTTTACGTTCATGAATAAGCTTGACCGTGATGGTCGTCCACCACTAGATTTAATTGCAGAACTTGAAGATTTACTTGGCATTGAAGGTGTAGCGATGAACTGGCCAATCGGCTCAGGTCAAACTTTGAAGGGGTTATATGACATTGCCAATAATCGGGTAGAACTTTATCGTAAAGATGGTGAAGATAGATTTTTACCATTAAATGATGATGGTACATTGCCTGATAGTGAAGCGCTTAGTCAAGATCCACAATTTAAAGATACTCTTGATGAAATTGAATTAATTAAAGAAGCTGGTAACAAATTTAATCGTGAAAAGATCGCAATGGGTGATCAAACCCCTGTCTTCTTTGGTTCAGCTTTAACTAACTTTGGTGTTGAAACTTTCTTAAATAGTTTTGTTGATTTGGCACCAGCTCCAGAAAGTCATACTGTCAATGAAGATGAAGAATTAAGCCCTGAAGATCCAGAATTTTCTGGTTTTGTATTTAAGATTCAAGCTAACATGAATCCTAACCACCGTGATCGTATTGCTTTTGTACGTATTGGTAGTGGTGAATTTAAAAAGGGTCTGGATGTAACTTTAGCTAGAACAGGTAAACCAATTCGTTTGAATAATGCAACCGAATTTATGTCTAGTGAACGTGTGCAAGTCTCTGACGCAGTTGCAGGAGATATTGTTGGGCTTTACGATACTGGGAATTTTCAAATAGGTGACAGTATTTATTCTGGAAAACGAAAGATTGTTTATCCAGCTCTTCCAGAATTTACTCCTGAATTGTTTATGCGAGTAACTGCTAAGAACGTAATGAAGCAGAAGTCATTCCATAAGGGGATGAATCAGCTGGTACAAGAAGGTGCTATTCAGCTTTATCGTAATTACCAAACTGATGAATACATTTTGGGTGCAGTAGGTCAATTGCAATTTGAAGTTTTCCAGTTTAGAATGAAAAACGAATATAATTCTGAAGTTGAGATGAACAGCATTGGTCACCGTGTTGCACGCTGGATTGATCCTGAACAGCTTGATCCACAAATGTCTAATAGTCGAAACTTACTTGTGAAAGATCGTTATGGTAATCCTTTGTTCTTATTTGAAAATGAATTTGCAGAGCGTTTCTTCCGTGATAAGTATCCAGATATAAAATTGACAGAAAAATTATAA
- the spxA gene encoding transcriptional regulator SpxA, giving the protein MVDLYVSPSCTSCRKARAWLEKHNIPFKERNIFSEPLTKEELLKILRMTENGTEEIISTRSRAFQQLKINLDDLSIDQLLDLVEKNPSLLRRPIIMDDRRLQVGYNEDEIRRFLPRKVRRLELAEAQKIADL; this is encoded by the coding sequence ATGGTAGATTTATATGTCTCTCCTAGTTGTACCTCATGTCGTAAGGCAAGAGCATGGCTTGAAAAACATAATATTCCATTTAAGGAAAGAAACATTTTTTCTGAGCCATTAACTAAAGAAGAATTATTAAAGATCTTACGTATGACAGAAAATGGTACTGAAGAAATCATTTCTACTCGTTCAAGAGCTTTCCAACAATTGAAAATTAATTTAGATGATTTATCAATTGATCAATTACTTGATTTAGTAGAAAAGAATCCTAGTTTATTAAGAAGACCGATTATTATGGACGATCGTCGACTTCAAGTTGGTTACAATGAAGATGAAATTCGTCGGTTTTTACCACGTAAAGTTCGTCGCTTAGAATTGGCTGAAGCACAAAAGATCGCAGATTTATAA
- a CDS encoding DUF1827 family protein codes for MHLIDVTNNYSDLVQSQLNTTDTNYVKVYSLGNTSVIYTESKNAIGIALENHDRRVREDEIVFIIKRLLKDYDSSYTLTVDKSRHVIEIHVDK; via the coding sequence ATGCATTTAATTGATGTAACTAACAATTATTCTGATTTGGTTCAAAGTCAACTTAATACTACTGATACTAATTATGTTAAGGTATATTCCTTAGGTAATACTTCTGTAATTTATACTGAAAGCAAAAATGCTATTGGTATTGCACTTGAAAATCATGATCGTCGTGTTCGTGAAGATGAAATTGTATTCATAATTAAACGTTTACTTAAAGATTATGATTCTTCATATACTTTAACTGTCGACAAAAGTCGTCATGTAATTGAAATTCATGTTGATAAGTAG
- the rlmD gene encoding 23S rRNA (uracil(1939)-C(5))-methyltransferase RlmD — MNRKFTKNKQKNEKNVIITVKRLGINGEGIGYYKKKIIFIPGALPDEVVVAKIIKDYPHYIQGELVRIKEKSPDRVDFPEGVDPEIGGLELAHLSYDKQLEFKRNNVLESLKKYHPRGYAKYKVKKTIPAPNPWHYRNKAQYQIENLHGKTKLGLFAPNSHRLIDLPKMPTQSEDTQKVEREIKVLIDKLHVPIANYRRHLPGIKTVVVRQSEATKEIQVTLITIDHKIKNLMPLAKEIMKLDHVVSVYQNETEWQNPQVWGNKTEKLLGKNQITEEILDKKFALSPRAFFQLNPVQTVNLYSEALKYLDLSPDQTLIDAYSGVGTLGILAADRVKQVIGIETIPEAVKDAEHNVKLNHIKNANYIQGSTEKILPELQNNGVPIDALIVDPPRTGLAKSLIKTILRVKPQTFVYISCNPSTLAQDLVLLSEAYDVRVIQNVDMLPQTPRCEAIAKLVLRK; from the coding sequence ATGAATAGAAAATTTACTAAAAATAAACAAAAAAACGAAAAAAATGTCATTATTACCGTTAAACGTTTAGGTATTAACGGTGAAGGAATTGGTTACTATAAAAAGAAGATCATCTTTATTCCGGGTGCACTACCTGATGAAGTAGTTGTAGCTAAAATTATTAAAGATTATCCTCACTATATCCAAGGTGAACTTGTTCGTATCAAAGAAAAGAGTCCAGACCGTGTTGACTTCCCAGAAGGTGTAGATCCAGAAATTGGCGGACTAGAGCTAGCTCATTTATCTTATGATAAGCAACTTGAATTTAAGCGGAATAACGTACTTGAGTCTCTTAAAAAATATCATCCACGGGGTTATGCAAAATACAAAGTTAAGAAAACTATTCCCGCCCCAAATCCATGGCATTACCGTAATAAAGCCCAATATCAAATTGAGAATTTGCATGGTAAGACTAAGTTAGGTCTTTTTGCTCCAAATTCACACCGTTTGATTGATTTACCAAAAATGCCTACTCAAAGTGAAGATACACAAAAAGTAGAACGTGAAATTAAAGTTTTAATTGATAAACTTCATGTTCCTATTGCCAACTATCGTCGCCACTTACCAGGTATTAAAACTGTGGTTGTTCGTCAATCTGAAGCAACTAAAGAAATTCAAGTTACTTTGATTACCATTGACCACAAAATCAAAAATTTAATGCCACTTGCTAAAGAAATCATGAAGTTAGATCATGTTGTGAGTGTTTACCAAAATGAAACTGAATGGCAAAATCCTCAAGTTTGGGGAAATAAGACAGAAAAACTTCTGGGTAAAAATCAAATCACAGAAGAAATTTTAGACAAGAAGTTTGCTTTATCACCTCGGGCATTCTTCCAACTTAACCCTGTCCAAACAGTTAACCTTTATTCAGAAGCATTAAAGTACTTAGACCTTTCACCTGACCAAACTTTAATTGATGCATATAGTGGCGTGGGTACCCTTGGTATCCTAGCAGCTGATCGCGTTAAACAAGTAATCGGAATTGAAACTATTCCTGAAGCAGTAAAAGACGCTGAACATAATGTTAAACTTAACCATATTAAAAATGCCAATTACATTCAAGGCAGCACTGAAAAGATTTTGCCAGAATTGCAAAATAATGGTGTACCAATTGATGCATTAATCGTAGATCCACCAAGAACTGGTTTAGCTAAGAGTCTTATCAAAACAATTTTACGTGTTAAACCACAAACTTTTGTATATATCTCATGTAATCCATCAACACTTGCTCAAGATTTAGTCTTGCTCAGCGAAGCATACGATGTTCGCGTAATCCAAAATGTTGATATGTTACCTCAAACACCACGTTGTGAAGCAATCGCTAAGTTAGTTTTACGTAAATAA
- the ptsP gene encoding phosphoenolpyruvate--protein phosphotransferase, whose amino-acid sequence MTKTLKGIAASDGIAIAPAYLLVEPDLSFSKSSVDDIDAEVARYNDAIKESTAEVEKIRDIAKKSLGEEESQVFEAHLMILNDPEFTGAIENEIKDSKINAEAALDETAQKFIAIFEGMTDNPYMQERAADVRDVSKRIMAHLLGKELPNPASIDHEVIVVAHDLTPSDTAQLNKKYVKGFITDVGGRTAHSAIMARSLELPAVVGTDSITKDVKNGDMLIDDGLDGVAIISPSEEQIADYKKKGEDFLKQKAEWKKLKDEPSVTADGKQFIIAANIGTPNDMPGVHENGAEAIGLYRTEFLYMDSSDFPTEDDQFEAYKKVIEGMNGKQVVIRTMDIGGDKHLDYWDLPEEMNPFLGVRAIRLSLMNEEIFRTQLRALLRASAYGKLGIMFPMVGTLAELRKAKAILNDEKQKLVEKGVKIGDNLQVGMMIEVPAAAVLADQFAKEVDFFSIGTNDLIQYTMAADRGNDNVSYLYQPYNPSVLRLIKHTIDAAHENGIWCGMCGEAAGDNTMFPILLSMGLDEYSMSATSILRIRSLMKKLDTKDLKELANEACFVSETAEENEKLVNDLMKKINK is encoded by the coding sequence ATGACCAAGACTTTAAAAGGAATTGCTGCTAGTGATGGTATTGCCATTGCTCCAGCATATCTTCTTGTGGAGCCTGATCTTTCATTCTCAAAGTCTTCAGTCGACGACATTGATGCTGAAGTAGCACGTTATAACGATGCTATTAAGGAATCAACTGCCGAAGTTGAAAAAATTCGTGATATTGCTAAGAAGAGCTTGGGTGAAGAAGAATCCCAAGTTTTTGAAGCACACTTAATGATTTTGAACGATCCAGAATTTACTGGTGCAATTGAGAATGAAATTAAGGATTCAAAGATTAATGCAGAAGCTGCCCTTGATGAAACTGCACAAAAGTTTATTGCTATTTTTGAAGGGATGACTGATAATCCTTATATGCAAGAACGTGCAGCTGATGTACGTGATGTTTCAAAGCGTATTATGGCTCACTTACTTGGTAAAGAATTACCAAACCCAGCTTCAATTGATCACGAAGTTATTGTTGTAGCACATGACTTGACTCCAAGTGATACTGCACAACTTAACAAGAAATACGTTAAAGGCTTTATTACTGATGTTGGTGGTCGTACCGCTCACTCAGCAATTATGGCTCGTTCACTTGAATTGCCAGCTGTTGTTGGTACTGATTCAATCACCAAAGACGTTAAAAACGGCGACATGTTAATTGATGACGGTCTTGACGGTGTAGCTATTATTTCACCAAGTGAAGAACAAATAGCTGACTACAAGAAAAAGGGTGAAGACTTCCTTAAGCAAAAGGCTGAATGGAAGAAGTTAAAGGATGAACCATCAGTAACTGCAGATGGTAAGCAATTTATTATTGCTGCAAACATCGGTACTCCTAACGATATGCCAGGTGTACATGAAAACGGTGCTGAAGCTATTGGTTTGTACAGAACTGAATTTTTGTACATGGATTCATCAGACTTCCCAACTGAAGATGATCAATTCGAAGCCTACAAGAAAGTTATTGAAGGTATGAACGGCAAGCAAGTTGTTATCAGAACTATGGATATTGGTGGTGATAAGCACCTTGATTACTGGGATTTACCAGAAGAAATGAATCCATTCTTAGGTGTACGTGCTATTCGTCTTTCACTTATGAATGAAGAAATTTTCCGTACCCAATTAAGAGCCTTACTCCGTGCTTCCGCATATGGTAAGCTTGGTATTATGTTCCCAATGGTTGGTACATTAGCTGAACTTCGTAAGGCTAAGGCTATTTTAAACGATGAAAAGCAAAAACTTGTTGAAAAGGGAGTTAAGATCGGTGACAACTTACAAGTTGGTATGATGATCGAAGTTCCTGCTGCAGCTGTTTTGGCTGATCAATTTGCTAAAGAAGTTGATTTCTTCTCAATCGGTACTAATGACTTGATCCAATATACTATGGCTGCTGACCGTGGTAATGATAACGTATCATACTTGTACCAACCATATAACCCATCAGTACTTCGTTTGATTAAGCACACTATTGATGCTGCTCATGAAAATGGTATTTGGTGTGGTATGTGTGGTGAAGCTGCTGGTGATAACACCATGTTCCCAATTTTACTTTCAATGGGACTTGATGAATACTCAATGAGCGCAACTTCAATCTTACGTATTAGAAGCTTAATGAAGAAGCTTGATACCAAAGATCTTAAGGAATTAGCTAATGAAGCTTGTTTTGTTTCAGAAACTGCTGAAGAAAACGAAAAATTAGTTAACGACTTAATGAAGAAAATTAACAAGTAA